The genomic segment GAAAATAAGCCCCCAGTACAAACATCCCCCCTTCCCACTGATCCACCTGAAACCCTTGATTCTGAAATGCCTGTTACAGTAATTGACGGTTACGATTATGTTGGGTATCTTTCAGTTCCAAAGCTGGAGCTGATGCTTCCGGTCATGGCTGAGTGGGACTATGCAAGATTAAAAATCGCTCCTTGCCGTCAATTTGGTTCAACCAGAACAGATGACTTGGTGATTGCTGCTCATAATTATAAGAATCATTTTGGTTATCTATCAAAGCTGGAGGCAGGTGATACAGTCATATTTACGGATATGGATGGGATTGAGAATATTTATGAGGTTGATTATTGGGATACCTTGGCTTCTATAGAGGTTGAAGCAGTTCAGAACAGCGGATATGATTTAGTGCTATATACCTGTACCTATGGAGGAAAATCCCGTGTAGCAGTGTTCTGCAACCGCCAGAAGACTGCTGTTGATAGGCCAGACTAAATGGGACAGGTTTTTTTCGGAGCATGATATAGTTTAAATTAGCGACAAAGGGGCTAATAAGATTAACATTTGGGCCTTTTATTCCTAGTAGAGTTAGTATAGAATTAAGCCCCAGCATGTCCTTCTCCTTCCTATGGGTTTGCTCACTTATATGATAAAGTAAAGCGGGGCATGCCTCAGTTATTATAGACCCGTTAAAAAAACAATTAAAAAGTCAGAAAAAGTAATGGGCGAGGATGCTTGTTTAGGCAGGCATTTTTTATTTGCTATAAGGTAAAAGCTCTCTATGAAAATATCAACCTAATTAAAAATCCTATTCCTCTGATGGAATTTTTTATCTGGAATCAGAGCCCCTGTCAGGGGATATTTATCTTACCATCTTAATTTTCTGAGAATTAATTAAAAATGGATGATCTTGAATCCAAAAGACATGAATTCTAATTATTTTATCCATTGTTATTTAAGCCAAGAGAATATATAATTTGTTGAAACTTCATATAAAGAAGCAATATTCCATGTGATTCCAAGGTTTTTCCTCATATAATTCTAAATATTACACTAATTCCAAAAAAAACATCGTTCAGAAACCGTTCAGTCAGACATGGGGTCTTTTTCAGGCGGGAAAGGACATAATTTGTCTTTTTTATCCTTTTAAAAAGGTTGTTTTCATAATTACAGGTCATTTTTTGTTTGAAACTTCGCTTGAGGGGCAAAATAGAAGCCAGAGGGTTAGGATACTACTTATTATTTGGCAGGACAAGTACATATTTAAGGGTTAGTTAGACATTTGCATATTTTCCAGGTTCTGGAAAAAGCAAACCATCTAATAGTAGATGGTTTAACTAGATAATCATAGCCACTAAGGTGGTGCGTTATGTGGGAGCAAATTTAATTATTAGTTAGAATCTTTCGATTAAAGGTATTTTAATTTGCTCATGTCTTATCAAATAATAGGAGGATAGGATGAGAAATTTTCTTAAGAGATTTCTTGTATTCCTACTAAT from the Synergistaceae bacterium genome contains:
- a CDS encoding sortase, coding for ENKPPVQTSPLPTDPPETLDSEMPVTVIDGYDYVGYLSVPKLELMLPVMAEWDYARLKIAPCRQFGSTRTDDLVIAAHNYKNHFGYLSKLEAGDTVIFTDMDGIENIYEVDYWDTLASIEVEAVQNSGYDLVLYTCTYGGKSRVAVFCNRQKTAVDRPD